The DNA segment ACACTAATAAAAGATGTAGCCTTAAttgtcgaagtcacgtgtcaccacgagcgacgtcacagtgcaaacacgcgtgtacgtcatcctcctaCTAGCACGTGTAACTAccagcacgtgtacgtcatcctccggcttggcgCGCGGCGgtcgcgaggagaagggaaaacgacGTTCGGCTTGAAATTTGATATCTTTCTGCGGTTCGTAGAGATGTAATAATATACTTCGCAGACACGACGTTATTGCGCAatttatgctctgcgcttgtcagctcaaagcggccagacctggtgaggggccctttaagtgctCGATCAGGCTGTATTTACTGCATTCCTTCCAATCCCTTGCCATTGTAATACTCCGCGTCCATTGTAATAATCAGCGCGGCGACACGCAACAGAATTCTGGTTGGCTGGCTTAGCAACTTGCACGTAGAAGTGCAACCAAGACAGATATAAAGCTTTAAAGAATTAACGCCAGCTACATACTTTGAAACAGCTGCCAGAGTTCAAGCCAAAGCACGATCAGGACTACCGAAAATACATTCCAAAGCTGCGACTATTTTCATTTGTGTTTGAAAGAAAAGCAGCCCATGACGCACCCTGCTGAAGGTGTAGTACGGCTCCTCGTACTGGGACTGCAGGATCTCGGGGTGGAAGAGCACGAGCGAGCTCTCGGTCACCTTGTAGTGCCTGGCCAGCTCCATCGAGTAGGTGTGGTAGAAGGTGTGCCGACCGCGCAGGTTGTTCGCTGCAAGCATCCCCAAGGCAAACTTGTAACGTGCGCGTGCGTAAGCGAAAATGCACCCACCGCCACCGCTGGTAGTGGTAGGCGCCACATCACAGTGACTATATATTGAGTATACTACATCGCCTACGCCATTTGGAGTAGCTTCACTTCCTTAATTTTGTGCCCTTTATTTGAGCCCGATGAAATGTTATGGCAAAACAGGACTACACAGATGCTCCTGTATGtgcaagctaaaaaaaaaaaagagcttaacGCATTTTTATGtcaaacacgcgcacgcacgcacacactgctACTACTTACGTGACGATATTATATATATCGTGTGCATATACAGTTGCTCGCGGCCGCGATTCAGTGACGTTATTAGGCGCGGCGCGGTACGCGCTCCTTCCGCTTTGGTTTCGTACTTGTTTGTATAATGTACCAGTTCCAGTTTACGTGTCGAAAAATTTTGTAACTGACGCCGATCGAGGTAGCCGGGTGACCGACACGTTTCTCAATGCACATTCCGCAGCATTTATACTCTCATTATTGACAAGATGTCACGCGGCTCGGCGGAGCCGAAGGTATACGAAAAGAAGAGCGCGCATCGTGCTGGCCGCTAACTGCCTTTTGCTTTCGTCTGACCGTCCTGTATACCTTGCGCTAACTATCCGCAATCTTGTAAATAAACCTATCCAATCGGCTacaattttggtggaggtgcgcaAAAAGTCAACCGAGACGACCGAGCTATATTGCCCCTATGTATATGACGGAGACCGGGCTGCCACCGGCCCATATCCTCTATCTGTTACAAAATGTTTAACGACTAACCATACTCAGTGTTATTCGATCCGCAATTTGCGAGAAGTGTCAGTGCCGTGTTGACGCTAGTCGCGTCATCTTGGACCCAAAAGCGATTTGCAAACAGCGAGCGGAAAGAAACTATAGCCAGGCATTTGCGTCGTTCTATGCACAGTATACATATACGCTCTCGCGAGATTGCACACATGCGAAGGTACGTGCCTGCAGCCTCGAACTCCTTGTAGAAAGGTCCGCGGGACTTGCTGAACACTGCGAGCACGGTGATGGTGATCGGGTGGATGGCCTTCTTGAACTGCTTGAGCGAGCTGACCTCCTTGCTGGGGTACTGGGACAGGTTGAGCATGTGGTTCACGATGCCGGTCTCCTCCCGCGGACCGTTGTACTCGAAGCGGCGTCCGCGTCGGTACAGCAGCAGCGTCGGGTAGCTGCGCACCTCGTTGACCTCGGCCAGGCTCTTCTCCTTGGTGGCGTCCACCTTGCCCAGGGGGATGTTGTACTCCTTCAGGCGCCGCGCAGCTCGCTCGAACTCGGGCGACATGCGGCGGCAGTGACCGCACCTGCAGCGTGCACAGCGATGTGTCTATACACCATGGCGTTTTGACGCGCAACGTGCGCGCCGGACTCGCTGCGATAAGATGCTCGGCATGATCGCACCCTGGGCGATCACGATGAGCACAGGAACTTGATGGACTATGTATAGCTGGTTCGACATGTGTACTAAGGAAGCAGCGCAGGAAGGACAAAGGACACAAGGAACGTGGCGTCCACTTGTACGTTTCTTGTATCACTTGACCTTCCTGCGCTGCTGCCTATAGTATAGAGGACGTAACCGGCGACGTCCAGCGGAACAACGCTATGTAGTGCTGCTGTCCTTTTCTGTCCCTTGTTGTTTCGTGCGGCCCAATGACAGATTATGCCGTGTCccgaactttcttttttccttacgTTGGAGTATATATACTCTAGCTCAATTAGCTAGAGTGTGAAATGACCTTTTTTACCGAACGTGATGTATGTTGTTGCATCGCACACTCAGCGAGACGGGCCGTCTTTCTTTCATTCATATCCCCGTTGAAATACCCCGGTGCTTGTCACCATGTATACAGTttactgcggaaaaaaaaagtaaaaatccGCCAGAAGAGATTCGCGATAACACTGAATCGCACCCACCTAACACCCGTAAGGATGTTAAGTGGGTGCCTTTTATATTTAAGCCCTTTGTTGCACATTTAAAGCATGCAAGGCATACATACGAAATACTTCTTATGTAAGCCAAACGTCTACAGCGAAATTACTTGTATAGCCAAGTATAACATGTATAGCCTGTATAAGGCAGGATTAATTTTGTCCTTACCGAATTCCTATCCTTTAATATGCAGTGTGAAAGCCTCTAAAACAACGACCACTACACGGAATTtgcctgtacaacgaaggaaCTTAGGCGTCCCCGACAGCAGATTTCTTGCCTTACAACGAACGCCACGAAGCCCACTTTCCTCCGCAGACGTCACTGAGGTGCAGCGAAAACACGTATACGCAGCGCTAGCGACGTGCCTGTGTCAGAAATTCTTTCAGGAATCGTTGAACTTGTACGCTGCATGTCGTAACGAATATATAGTAAAAAGAATGAGTAAATGGCGGGGTAGGAAGCgtatgtgaatatatatatatatatatatatatatatatatatatatatatatatatatagtttataaCTAGCTAACGGCATAAGCAGTTGCTTTCGGCGTGTATTCATTCCTGCTATATCCGTTGTCGCGCACTCGGGCAGATTTCACATGCTATTCTTAGATGGTGCtgcgatcatccagcgcctcgcgTTTCACGGTACGGGACCGCGTGACAGTAAAGCATGTCCACCAACGAGGCAGGGCCATCAGGTCCCCAGAAAATCCTCTCCAATTTTCTTGTCTACTTTCCATTACGAAATACCGAAGCTGAAATTATAAGTTCTTCCAAGTGAACAAttaattcttcgaggtcacactaAGTTTCTTCAAGTGGAACCATTActaaacgtatatatatatatgggtggggTTCGGAAAGCAGGTCGCCCCCGGTAAAAGTAAAACATTCCGCCTGTACTCCAGTCGTTTATTTGTTTACAAATAGTGCCACCTCTGTGCGCATGAGCAAATTACCGGATAATTATTTATACCTTTATGTTAGGAAATTTCATCCATTAATCTATAAAATTTTGAATTGTGGAACCGGTCATATTCGCTCGAATCCACGTCAACGTTCGCCGTCAGAAAAAAAGGGATCGATGTTCGCGCAGTCAGGCGCAGGCTTTCAATTCGATTCCAGATAGAGCAAAAAAGTAGCACACAGAGAGTGAGCTGCTTATCCGATGCAGTGACCCACAAACTTTGTAGCGCGGGTGCAAAATGTCAACATGCAATAGCGAAGACATCGCTCACGGCGAAAGACCGACATGCGAAACACGTACCATGGAGCGTAGAAGTAGATGAGAATCAACTTGGCGTTGTTGATGGTCAGCGTGAAGTTCACTGCGGTCAGTTCCAGCGTCGCCTCCGGCGGTGGTTCGAACATTGGATCAGTCTTCTCTGCCATCGCGTCTACGATACCTGTTGGAAGATCGGCGCGCGTCAACGGACGGGTGAAAACTGGACGCGGTTAAAACAGGGAAGGTATATTGCTCAAGTATTTTCAGAGGGCGGTGCCATATGACGAAGGATACATCGCGTTGCGTCAAATGGACGCGCAGAGACCTGTCGCTCTCACACCCATGTCCGAAATGCCTTCTACACACTGAAACCCGATTTACATCCTTAAGGATGTTTTCTGTCGATAACTTACACCATTACGAGTTTAAGTTACAGAACGATCTGCATCCTTAAGGACCCTTAATGGTGCAATTCTGTTTACAGTGTATACGGTTATTGCATGGGTAGTTACTGGCTCCCTTTGGGGATCCATTTACAGTAACTCTATGCATGGGATGCACCGGGTGTACAGCGTCGAGGAAACAAAAAATACCCACAATAGTGATTATTAACAAGCGTGACAAGGGTACGCACCAAAAGAATAACGTACATTCACGCTAGAAAACTGTACGCCAATTATGGTGTAACTTGACAGGCAACGGTAATTGTCATACGGCGCGGCGCATCCCGTACTTTCATGTCAGGAACGTTACGGGGTGCCGAGAGTCGCACATGGCAATAGTTGACACCTTTTGAAAATGGGTTCGTTACTGAGCACTTGGCTCCCAGAATATCTGAAAAGAGAAGAGCACACCCGTTCTATAACTTGCCAAAGCTATCCTATAGTGCACAGAAACGATTGATCGGTTTGTAAGAGAGCGTGCCTGTTAGCCGAGATCATACTTTCAACTGCGAGGTCTCAGACGTGCTCTTGGGGCAACAGCAACAAAACAGTAGTGCAGATAACCAGAAGAACATTTATTGCGCCTCTTATACAGCAATCCAGCCAGCCGAATCACCGatagaacatgccgatgggcgcgcgacaactCGAGTAAGTCCGACTCACCGCTACCTGATAGCGAGCGAATACGTTCGCGCGCATGCTGGACACCAAGGCCTAATGGTTCACATGTAGggtcatgcgaacggtggcgcgttcgaacgatcgtttTCATCCATTCCGGTACCCTGCTCCTAAGCGTTTCGCAGGACGGTCCCGCAAACGGCCGGCGAGCGCGCGAAACTGGCCGACTGGCGCGAAACTGGCCACGCAGCTGGCCGACTCCAAGTCAAAAAGAGgtgcccaagtaacctcgccgtTAGGGGGCGTTAGTAGCGCAACaatcgcgccatctctcgtactaatCTACAAGCACACCGCCCAGTGCCGGTGCTTAGCTACGcggagaagccggattacaggtgACACGAATGCCATGCGGGAAAAATCAACGTTAATAGACTGGGAAAAACACCAGAGGACGCGTGAGGGTCGAGCGTCCCCACAGAACAAAAGGTGCGACTTAACTCCGGATCGTGTAGACGAGCGTTTAAAAAAGAGCCAAAATATTCTATACAAGTAAAAGGCTAGATATACCGCACGCTTTTCAATGCTTAATGTTTAGGCGCGTGTTAGTGCAGCAGTTTCCTCATATAttagtgcgatagcaattataggaaCATTccgggcgatttttttttttttgccgtcgccgtcgtcttgGTGTTCCgcacaaagtccaagggcgataacgccgccgcgcgccgtatgctgtatgctcgagtgaaagcgcgcgagggtgagccgacgatcgcggctcaatgtcgCGCAGAAggtcgagctccaccactggaaaagctggcgccaccgtaggcgtgacgtggcatgagggatcacgtggacacaggggccgcgtcggctgcttcggaagcgccgaagcgaactgaaaacgaaagtttaaagtcccacctgcactgtggttctgattaagtgcTGAGGTTTTCCTGCCTTAGGTATCTGCTTGACAGcatttaaaagcactataataggtagtggcttttggaggcgtgcagcatggtagactACTCCTCGGTGCCGCAAAGCCGGACGAacgcaacggagcctggtgtcagccttattcacacgtagccgcaggacaagaagctgcatgaagcttggctcaCGAAACTTGGAACCGtcaaacagccatcggctgcaactcgggtatgcagcaagcacagacgcgaggaagatttctgatacggcgtcgggactgcgatgttcggtgagtagcagaaaacgcgcactgagacgctcgcccacgcccgctgcccggctagtTTCATGACGatttatttggtctatgaacttgttgatgctaggcactggcaagttcacttgaatggaaagggagcggtaagaagcacgtTAAAAAAAGACGTGGCACATGGTCATGCTTGTGTTATGATGTAATgtactggattacaaaaaaagaagcagcgggaattcgcacgctgagaagaccttAAACATAGTGCGACGAAACGTGAGAAacaatattgaaacgtccaagaatttagaagaaaaagaaagattgaatcgttgcgacgacacatcacagtcgccgtaggcgttgaagcctctataacgaaattatttttgaacacctCTGATAGCgtgcacgcaacaatggttgctcgtgtactgtcaaatgctcatattctgcggcctaaagctcgcggcacggtgcgaaaacgcgctcgtagcgaaagcaaaacattgtgcgcggacatgcatgcagacgtgcagtcggtcgctgcgaaccgtgcgatcgctgcattgaggcttcattatgTTATGCTCCACtcagttatacagacagcccactataagaacatatttcacacagtttgatctcagcgtttgcctaaccttttacgcaagaagccggttcgggagactccatcgcggcgaccgcgcgcattGGCGTTCGCTGTACATGtccggtaaagagatagcgtctgtaaacgattccgtgttttcagtttgcccaagattattattttggcAGTGAAAGACATCCCTCGtgttgagagtacttacagaaatctcAAGGAATTcaggctgccgcgtggtgtttttcctgagcgccgtaagccaaacctttGAGGaacgcgccgcgttatccctcatactacgcaaaggaggcgcttccgacagatggcgactccgtaagtcctcgcccccaataccgagGCAGCAACGCGCAGccgcgcgggctttatcttgaaagcgatctgctttgggggcagagtCGAGGCTGGCCACCgcctcgtagctttgcgtgtgctgtgttctcgccactccgtttgcattgaagcgatagacagcgcgaaggtcacttcgctccctgctgctgccgcgcttcctcacgccagcgttttgacagcgattgTTCGCGAGTGTGATGTGTGCGTTTGCCTGTGCGGGCTGCTTCTTAATTTATTTagcaagcgagtgtttacaagtttatgtggtagataaaactgctatccttacttcgtatggttgtctactaatttgctatcgcaatcgatgcttcgtcgttcgagcgaagctgcgacttttttcaACACTTCAACGAAAGCGCCAGACACCACCTTGAACACTATCTTAAAATGGGGAGAAGGGGAGCGTTTCCTACACTAGCCCTTCGTATGTTAGTATAATTTGACAACTTTCGAATTATGTATAGTCAGGAGAGCGAACTGCCGCATCGTACAGCCTTAAAACTATGTCGAGATGTAACTGGGGCTCGATGGGTCCTTCAAGCCGCTTCTGTGAGCACGTATTTCCGCCTCCCTAATTCCATAGACATATAATGCATCATGACACGGCCTAGCAACATGTTAGTAGCTCATGCGCACATTGGCCATTTGTGTAAGACATGGGCTTCCGGAAATGAGGAAGGCTGACCTTCGGCCGAGAAGGTGTTCTCGTACTCGCTGGTGTTTCCGCGGTGCGAGAAGAACAGCGTCGGGTACTTGTTGACGCCGAAGCGATTGGCCAGCTTCTGCTCGACCGTGGTGTCGACCTTGGCCAGAACCACCTGCGGGTCTCGTTTCCGGAGCGTGAGGGCCGCCCGCGCGTACTCGGGCTCCATCTTCACGCAGTGCTCGCACCTGCACGCATGCGACTCGTGCATAACACGTGCAGCAAGGTCCACGCGCGTTTTCCTCGGTTTCCAGTCATGCTCGTTTCGTTGATTTATTCGGCTTGCCATTAGTACACCGCCTCGCACCGCGCCGATATTCTGCTTGCGTATAGCAGTTCATTCCGAAGATTCGTGGCTGGGGCATCATGCGCCATGGACTACTCATCTCAGCACCTAAACCTCTAAGGCGCCACAAAAGCTCCATCGTGGCATGATGAAAACCGCTTTTCCACCCTGGGTCACCTGAGCCGAGTATACAAATAAAGTGTTAACATCGCAACGCACACGTTAACGGCTCTTATTTCTTTTTAGTTCTGTTCGTCTGCAACGGCGTATAATCTGCTTAGGAGTTGCAATTATCTTGTCAGCGTTCGGAGCTGAGAAATGCTAAGCATTAACATCGTGCCTTTTAGCGATTCTGACATCTGTGTGACGAAGTGCGCAAAGCCACTCGCTTTGGACAATATGCTGCAAGCCATTTTAATAATGTACGCAATAATAATGCAAGAGTTCACGCGTACACACTGCAAGCGGAACTGCTgcgtataccgtgtgtcccagttaactttagCCAAGCCATTTAacgaaaaaacaagaaagactgTGCAAGAGACAATCATAAGACCTACAGTGTTCGGTCGTCAGCGTTATATAGCGCAGACATAAATGTTACGGATTGGGGCCTCACCAGGGCGCGTAGAAGTTGATGAGCATGTACCGCGTGTTGTTGACCACCTGGTAGAAGTTGGAGATGTTGAGCTTGAACACGTTCTTCTCGACGGTGACGCCCATAGCCTCGATGTCAACATCGGTGAGCGTGGGAGCTGTGTCCTGCTCGAACTTCGGCTTCTTGGGCTGCTCTTCTTCCTCGTCGGCCGCGCTCTCCTTGGCCTCGTCGTCCTCCGTCTCCACTTGCACACTCTCGTCTCCCTGCTGTTCACCGCCTTCCGAAGCCTTGGCCTCTGCCGCCTTGGCCTCGCTTTTCTCGCCACCCTCGGTCTTCTGGGACTGCACATTTAGCGCAGTCATATTGCTCGCACATGCGCTTGCGGAGAGGTATACCGCTGCAGCTGGCTCTGCAGACAAGCTGcacgtagagttactgtatatgctacctgcggtagcatatacagtaactctagctgCACGTGCGGGTTGACGTTACGATCGTGCGGCCGGTCATAATCTCCATATTGTGCCACGTGCGTGAATGAGCTTGCGGACGCCCTATCCACCCTCATTTACTAGTGGTGCGTGCAGacttttcaagaaatgaaacgcgcaaagcaggtgacgattattgtgcGATGAccagatacgccccaaagggtgtgaaCGTTTTCAGGAGTACTCGCTGAAAACTGAAGTGAGAAGGGGAGTAAAATTTACATCCGTGAAGGAGTAAACTTTGTAACAAAAAGTTACtgtaaaatgaaggaaaaagtcGCCAACAAAAAATATTGGTGAAACCACAGAAAATGTAAGAAACGGAAAACAGAATGGTATTAATAACTGTACCGTAgttaattttttcttcaacttttttTTGTACACTGACTAGAATAGCATTGTCACTGACCTCACCAATCATAAGGCTTAAAATATATTTAAAGGTAATGTGACTGGCTTTGATTAAGCCGCGCAGATCAGCAATAAGGTGGCGACGGTGCGCCCTAGCTgcttttatattattattactttttagTCGCTGTTTGGCATTGCTTAACAATAGTGTCTATCGAATGATTTCGCTGTTTAAAACATGCAACTTTACTACAATTCGATGTCACCACCGGCTTGTGACGTCACATATGATGCTTCGGTATCTGCGGGGAACAGGCACCGCTCAGTCGAAAGAAGGGGAACATTTAGAAAATCTGCAGCGTGTTTGGAAACTCGACGTGCTTCATTATTAGCGTTGACTTTTCTATCACACCAAGTAGGAAAAGAAAAGACAAGGAGAAATTGCGTCGTAACTAGCTAGATAAGTAAAGCTGTCTGAAACATCAAGGCTGGTCGCTTCACGTACCGAGGGTTGCAGCTCCGGTGCCAGCTTACCACTGTCCACGTCCAGACTGGCTTCTTTGCGACCGGCACCTGCAGTGCGCGCATAAAGTATTATATAAGCCTGGGAACTATACCCACCGCGACAAGCAAAGGCTAGCTAGCTGTTTTTTCGAGTCACGTGTTTCGCTTCTGAGCAATTATGGTTCAGCTTCgaatcttcgaaaaaaaaaaataataataagcgaCATATGGGCGCCTATATACGATAGCTTTATGGTGTTGAGACAGCCCAGCGGCGGTATAGTATTGGTGCAAAACGTTTAAACTTGGCCAATCTTATCGGTTTCACCATGCCAACTGTACCGACTAAGAGAGGAATAACCTAAGAGAGTCCAATATTGTATGGCAAATACATTTGCGTTGCGAGCTATCGCCTATTTCAGACAACAATATAGAAGAAGAGAGCGAGAATGAAGGAGTGTCAAAGCGCAGCGAATTGCCTTGTGTTCTCTTTAGGTTTATGTAATACACCGGGCGCTTTCGATCGTGATCAAGCCCGATCGGGATTGAATTTCTCGACGTCGATTGGCTCCCTTCctcagcttgcgcaaaggagcccaTATAGTGATATAGGAATTCGACCTCCATCGCAATCAAAAGGGCCCCGTACGGCTAGGGTACACACACGGCCACTTTATATCGCGATTAAGGTCGATCCGAATCGAAATTGATGACCATTTGGCTTCCTCTCACaacttgcgcaaaggagccaatcgcgaGAGAAATCCGACCGCCATCGAAAGTGCTTATAGCGTGACTGGGGTATTAATATTTCGTTAGCGACGTCTCGTCCTGGGTTAACTGAAGCTACGAAAAATGACCGCGGAAATGTGCGCGGGGTAAAAAGCGGTTGCGCCATCACGTCGCTGTATAATTTATACTTCAGCAGTCACGTCTTCATACTCTGCGTTCTGTCAGGAGGTCGATTCGTGATTCTAACTCGCTGCCTCTTCGGAGACGCGAATAGCAACACATCCACCGAATACCTGTCCTGGGCCGAAGGACTACCTCTATTACCATCTGTGGTACTAGATTCGGTACCACAATGTATACACCCGGCTTGCGTGCCAAGTGACGGACCCATGGAATAGGCTATTCAGCCGCGCAATTCTAAGAGTGGGCGCTCACCTTCGCTCAGTGTCTGGTCCATATCACCGCATAAAACGTGTCCCGCAAACATAAAGGCGAAGACCAGAACCACGAACTCCATCTTCATTTTGGACATCTTCGAAGCGACGCGCTTACGGCCAACTCGCTGGTCCACACTGGCCACGCAAAGATTGTTGGATTCGCGAAGCCACCGGTACACGTATGTAAATCCTATTGGTCGAGTCTTCTGGGCGCGTGAGAATGAgcgcttttttctctttttcttgggGGTAGCCGTTGCTAttagtttcttcttctttttcctttcagcGCACCGACTGCCGGTGACTGTCGTCACGAGCAAGCGCGTGCTC comes from the Dermacentor variabilis isolate Ectoservices chromosome 2, ASM5094787v1, whole genome shotgun sequence genome and includes:
- the LOC142572213 gene encoding protein disulfide-isomerase A4-like, yielding MSKMKMEFVVLVFAFMFAGHVLCGDMDQTLSEGAGRKEASLDVDSGKLAPELQPSSQKTEGGEKSEAKAAEAKASEGGEQQGDESVQVETEDDEAKESAADEEEEQPKKPKFEQDTAPTLTDVDIEAMGVTVEKNVFKLNISNFYQVVNNTRYMLINFYAPWCEHCVKMEPEYARAALTLRKRDPQVVLAKVDTTVEQKLANRFGVNKYPTLFFSHRGNTSEYENTFSAEGIVDAMAEKTDPMFEPPPEATLELTAVNFTLTINNAKLILIYFYAPWCGHCRRMSPEFERAARRLKEYNIPLGKVDATKEKSLAEVNEVRSYPTLLLYRRGRRFEYNGPREETGIVNHMLNLSQYPSKEVSSLKQFKKAIHPITITVLAVFSKSRGPFYKEFEAAANNLRGRHTFYHTYSMELARHYKVTESSLVLFHPEILQSQYEEPYYTFSRPDATQVHMERFMEEHLFPLVGFRDVANLWKYINKYPLVVVFYDVDFGFDNKEETQRIRNKVLKVAQQYKGRVLFAVSHETDFEDDLKSLGLEDSGAEVNVGMWMSERERYRMAPVDDFKSANLRNFVESVLQGTLKQYVRSQTAPREQTRDVLTVVGSTFEELVMASDKDTLIMFRGPDCHMCDELVEELELCYNRIDYQAPDRFQSAIIDATQNDFPGIFKVDDFPTIYFVSAKDKMHPKLFQGIRKAFGLIKFVKENFSYDIPDRSDFSVFPAFKRPKPPKDDKKAKDDKAKDEKSDASAKPKEEL